A stretch of the Lepus europaeus isolate LE1 unplaced genomic scaffold, mLepTim1.pri SCAFFOLD_3_1, whole genome shotgun sequence genome encodes the following:
- the LOC133755135 gene encoding LOW QUALITY PROTEIN: zinc finger protein 37A-like (The sequence of the model RefSeq protein was modified relative to this genomic sequence to represent the inferred CDS: inserted 2 bases in 1 codon): protein MGETVHICKHCGKSFSCKSCLTTYHRTHIGESLIECIECGKSIYQKSDISRDQRIATMENLHECSECGKALYQKSYLIKHQRIHTGEKPYECKICGKAFCQNLQLSTHQKIHTGEKPYECNQCGKAFYRKPHLIMHQRTHXGEKPYKCNECGKAFSQSSVLNKHQIIHTGEKPYKCNICGKAFRWKSSIIIHQKIHTREKSHECNICGKPFCPRTALISCKRNHTKEKP from the exons ATGGGGGAAACTGTCCATATATGTAAGCACTGTGGGAAATCTTTCAGCTGTAAATCCTGCCTTACTACCTATCACAGAACTCACATAGGGGAAAGTCTCATTGAGTGCATTGAATGTGGGAAAAGCATCTACCAGAAGTCAGACATCTCTAGAGACCAGAGAATTGCCACAATGGAAAATCTTCATGAATGcagtgagtgtggaaaagccttgtATCAGAAGTCATACCTCATTAAACACCAGAGAatccacacaggagagaaaccttatgaatgtaagaTATGTGGAAAAGCATTTTGTCAGAATTTACAACTTAGtacacatcagaaaattcacacaggggagaaaccttatgaatgcaatcaatgtggaaaagccttttatcGGAAGCCACATCTCATTATGCATCAGAGAActca aggggagaaaccttacaaatgtaatgagtgtggaaaagccttttcccAGAGTTCAGTCCTCAATAAACATCAgataattcacacaggggagaaaccttataagTGCAATatatgtggaaaagcctttcgtTGGAAGTCAAGTATCATtatacatcagaaaattcacacaaggGAGAAATCTCATGAATGCAATATTTGTGGAAAACCCTTTTGCCCCAGGACTGCCCTCATTAGCTGTAAGAGAAATCATACAAAGGAGAAACCATGA